One window of the Pseudokineococcus lusitanus genome contains the following:
- the sigK gene encoding ECF RNA polymerase sigma factor SigK, which translates to MRPERRRSRTEAASADVLGDLLRRVARGDEQAFESLYDAVVGPVYGVVLRVLRDPAQSEEVVQEVLVEVWRQAPRYDPSRGTARGWVLTVAHRRAVDRVRSAQASTDREDKVASRDTARPFDVVSEEVEHRLETEQVRRALDVLTDLQRESVELAYFGGYTHRQVSDILGVPLGTVKTRLRDGLIRLRDEMGVVA; encoded by the coding sequence CTGAGACCAGAGCGACGGCGCTCCCGCACCGAGGCGGCGTCGGCCGACGTCCTCGGCGACCTGCTGCGCCGCGTGGCCCGCGGCGACGAGCAGGCCTTCGAGAGCCTCTACGACGCCGTCGTCGGGCCTGTCTACGGCGTGGTGCTGAGGGTCCTGCGTGACCCGGCCCAGTCCGAGGAGGTCGTGCAGGAGGTCCTCGTCGAGGTCTGGCGGCAGGCCCCCCGGTACGACCCGTCGCGCGGCACCGCCCGCGGCTGGGTCCTCACCGTGGCGCACCGCCGGGCGGTCGACCGTGTGCGGTCGGCCCAGGCGAGCACCGACCGCGAGGACAAGGTGGCCTCGCGGGACACCGCGCGCCCCTTCGACGTCGTCTCCGAGGAGGTCGAGCACCGGCTGGAGACCGAGCAGGTCCGCCGGGCCCTCGACGTCCTCACCGACCTCCAGCGCGAGTCCGTCGAGCTCGCCTACTTCGGCGGGTACACCCACCGCCAGGTCTCCGACATCCTCGGCGTCCCCCTGGGCACCGTGAAGACACGACTTCGTGACGGGCTGATCCGCCTGCGCGACGAGATGGGAGTGGTGGCGTGA
- a CDS encoding anti-sigma factor, whose product MTVLPPQSPWRTGDDARDLLGAYALDAVDDVERARVERLLREDADAAAEAASFRETASRLAVAVAATPPPALRARVLAEVARTRQEAPSAVRPADRRRAGARSVRLLAAACGVLLVGCLGLGAALVGQDDPAPALVATGELAGGTAAVLQVDDRYVVVGEGLEDLPADRVYQLWAVSGPDAAPVPAGFLAPAEGGGLSADLEDWRAGDTLAVTEEPTGGSPAPTGEILTTVAT is encoded by the coding sequence ATGACCGTGCTGCCGCCGCAGAGCCCCTGGCGCACCGGGGACGACGCACGTGACCTGCTGGGGGCCTACGCCCTCGACGCCGTCGACGACGTGGAGCGCGCCCGCGTGGAGCGCCTGCTCCGCGAGGACGCCGACGCGGCCGCCGAGGCCGCCTCCTTCCGCGAGACGGCGTCCCGCCTCGCGGTCGCCGTGGCCGCGACACCGCCGCCGGCGCTGCGGGCCCGCGTCCTCGCCGAGGTGGCCCGCACCCGGCAGGAGGCGCCGAGCGCCGTCCGTCCCGCCGACCGCCGCCGGGCCGGCGCCCGCTCGGTCCGCCTCCTCGCCGCCGCGTGCGGCGTCCTGCTCGTCGGCTGCCTTGGCCTCGGGGCCGCCCTCGTCGGCCAGGACGACCCCGCGCCGGCGCTCGTCGCGACGGGCGAGCTGGCCGGCGGCACCGCGGCGGTGCTGCAGGTGGACGACCGCTACGTCGTCGTCGGCGAGGGCCTCGAGGACCTGCCGGCCGACCGCGTGTACCAGCTGTGGGCGGTCTCCGGGCCCGACGCCGCCCCCGTACCCGCCGGCTTCCTCGCCCCCGCCGAGGGCGGCGGCCTGTCCGCCGACCTCGAGGACTGGCGCGCCGGCGACACCCTCGCCGTCACGGAGGAGCCCACCGGGGGCTCTCCCGCCCCCACCGGCGAGATCCTCACCACCGTCGCCACCTGA
- a CDS encoding GntR family transcriptional regulator → MTATLVPWFISRVMNQGGIVLDDGSPLFQQIARQVSDGVLVGTFPEGTQVPSTTELAALHRINPATVGKGLALLVAEEVLHKRRGLGMFVSDGARERLVERRRGELATTYVRPLVAEARSLGLAADDVLALVAQQLRDDGPAPTTRRPPVPTPARTTPEGAR, encoded by the coding sequence TTGACGGCGACCCTGGTCCCCTGGTTCATTAGTCGAGTAATGAACCAAGGAGGCATCGTGCTCGACGACGGCAGCCCGCTGTTCCAGCAGATCGCCCGCCAGGTGTCCGACGGCGTCCTCGTCGGCACCTTCCCCGAGGGCACGCAGGTGCCCTCGACCACCGAGCTCGCCGCCCTCCACCGCATCAACCCGGCGACCGTCGGCAAGGGGCTCGCGCTCCTCGTCGCCGAGGAGGTGCTCCACAAGCGCCGCGGCCTCGGCATGTTCGTCAGCGACGGCGCCCGGGAACGCCTCGTCGAGCGCCGGCGCGGGGAGCTGGCCACGACGTACGTGCGCCCGCTCGTCGCCGAGGCGCGGTCCCTGGGCCTCGCCGCCGACGACGTCCTCGCGCTCGTCGCGCAGCAGCTCCGCGACGACGGGCCCGCCCCGACCACCCGCCGCCCGCCCGTGCCGACGCCGGCACGGACCACCCCGGAAGGAGCCCGATGA
- a CDS encoding ATP-binding cassette domain-containing protein: MTTTAPAVSARGVGRRLGSTQALQDVSFDLPTGAVCGLLGRNGAGKTTLMAMVAGHDRPDAGEIAVHGERPFENPAAAGLVSMVRDNQRYPDDLHLAHLLRVGPLFHAGWDADLAAEVVDAFRLPSKPQLRKLSRGQSSAVAILVGLASRAPVTVLDEPTLGLDATSRQVFADLLVRDLAAAPRTVLLSTHLVDELEGLLDHVLVLDGGRLVRDAALEDLHGSASVVLGPADAVERATADVAVLASRRVGGFLERVVEEPGGSARAAGDPALQVRPAGLQELVAALGAGDDGDRATAARPGSLTEVSR, translated from the coding sequence ATGACCACCACCGCTCCCGCGGTCAGCGCCCGGGGCGTCGGCCGACGCCTCGGCAGCACGCAGGCCCTGCAGGACGTCTCGTTCGACCTCCCCACCGGCGCCGTGTGCGGCCTCCTCGGCCGCAACGGGGCCGGCAAGACCACGCTCATGGCGATGGTCGCCGGCCACGACCGCCCCGACGCCGGCGAGATCGCCGTGCACGGCGAGCGGCCCTTCGAGAACCCCGCGGCCGCAGGACTCGTGAGCATGGTGCGGGACAACCAGCGCTACCCCGACGACCTGCACCTCGCGCACCTGCTGCGGGTCGGCCCGCTGTTCCACGCGGGCTGGGACGCCGACCTCGCCGCCGAGGTCGTGGACGCCTTCCGGCTCCCGTCGAAGCCGCAGCTGCGCAAGCTGTCCCGCGGCCAGTCCTCGGCCGTGGCGATCCTCGTCGGACTTGCGTCCCGGGCGCCCGTCACCGTCCTCGACGAGCCGACGCTGGGCCTCGACGCGACGTCGCGGCAGGTCTTCGCCGACCTCCTCGTGCGCGACCTCGCCGCCGCGCCCCGCACCGTCCTGCTGTCGACGCACCTCGTCGACGAGCTCGAGGGCCTCCTCGACCACGTCCTCGTCCTCGACGGCGGCCGGCTCGTCCGCGACGCCGCGCTCGAGGACCTGCACGGCAGCGCCTCCGTCGTGCTCGGCCCGGCCGACGCCGTCGAGCGCGCCACCGCGGACGTCGCCGTCCTCGCCTCGCGCCGGGTCGGCGGCTTCCTCGAGCGGGTCGTCGAGGAGCCGGGGGGCTCTGCCCGGGCCGCCGGGGACCCCGCTCTGCAGGTCCGTCCGGCGGGCCTGCAGGAGCTCGTCGCCGCCCTCGGCGCCGGCGACGACGGGGACCGCGCGACCGCCGCCCGTCCCGGCTCCCTCACGGAGGTCTCCCGATGA
- the gcvP gene encoding aminomethyl-transferring glycine dehydrogenase: MLAVVGQPSLEALVDAAVPAAIRTDGPLDLPAAGSETGVTARLRALADRNTVRRSMIGLGYSGTVTPPVIRRNVLEDPSWYTAYTPYQPEISQGRLEALLNFQTVVAELTGLALANASMLDEATAAAEAMTLLRRSSKAPADAAFVVDADVLPQTLAVVRTRAEAIGLPVVVHDTRQGLPEGDLFGLLLQYPGASGLVRDDAALVRAAHDRGALVAVAADLLALTLLRPPGEIGVDVALGTSQRFGVPLGGGGPHAGYLAVRDGLQRTLPGRLVGVSKDADGNPAYRLALQTREQHIRREKATSNICTAQVLLAVIASMYAVHHGPDGLRRIASAVADRASSLAGAVRDRGLEVVHEDVFDTVLVRVPGRADEVVAAAREAGYWLRRVDGDVVGVACDETTTPADVDRVAGCFPEAGAAVDGAPVGLPAALARTSAFLTHPVFALHRSETSMLRYLKRLSDADYALDRGMIPLGSCTMKLNATAEMEPISWPAFADVHPFAPAEDQAGTRALVAELEAQLAEVTGYDAVSLQPNAGSQGELAGLLAIRAYHRSRGDEARDICLIPTSAHGTNAASAVMAGLRVVTVATTATGDVDLDDLDAKVAQHGERLAAVMVTYPSTHGVFEAGITRLCETVHAAGGQVYVDGANLNALVGIAKPGEFGADVSHLNLHKTFCIPHGGGGPGVGPVAARAHLAPFLPSAEVAGGPDAGRTTAGGTGPDGVGPVSGAPFGSAGILPISWTYLALMGPDGLLRATQAALLTANYVAARLRDHFPVLYTGEGGLVAHECVLDLRPLTASTGVTVEDVAKRLVDFGFHAPTMSFPVAGTLMVEPTESEDLAELDRFCDAMVAIRAEVAEVEDGRWSVEDSPLRGAPHTAAMLVGEWDRAYDRARAVYPAGVTPQRKYWPPVRRIDGAYGDRNLVCSCPPVEELAGL; this comes from the coding sequence ATGCTGGCCGTCGTCGGGCAGCCCTCGCTCGAGGCGCTCGTCGACGCCGCCGTCCCCGCCGCCATCCGCACGGACGGCCCGCTGGACCTCCCCGCCGCGGGCAGCGAGACCGGGGTGACCGCCCGGCTCCGCGCGCTCGCGGACCGCAACACGGTCCGCCGGTCGATGATCGGCCTCGGCTACTCCGGCACCGTGACCCCGCCGGTGATCCGCCGCAACGTCCTCGAGGACCCCTCCTGGTACACGGCGTACACGCCCTACCAGCCGGAGATCAGCCAGGGCCGGCTCGAGGCGCTCCTCAACTTCCAGACGGTCGTCGCCGAGCTGACGGGCCTGGCGCTCGCCAACGCCTCGATGCTCGACGAGGCCACCGCCGCCGCCGAGGCGATGACGCTCCTGCGGCGCAGCAGCAAGGCGCCGGCCGACGCCGCCTTCGTCGTCGACGCCGACGTCCTTCCGCAGACCCTCGCGGTCGTCCGGACCCGGGCCGAGGCCATCGGCCTGCCCGTCGTCGTCCACGACACCCGGCAGGGGCTGCCCGAGGGAGACCTCTTCGGCCTCCTCCTGCAGTACCCCGGCGCCTCGGGCCTCGTGCGCGACGACGCCGCGCTCGTCCGGGCGGCCCACGACCGCGGCGCCCTCGTCGCGGTGGCCGCCGACCTCCTGGCGCTGACGCTGCTGCGCCCGCCGGGCGAGATCGGCGTCGACGTGGCGCTCGGCACGAGCCAGCGCTTCGGCGTCCCGCTCGGCGGCGGCGGCCCGCACGCCGGCTACCTCGCCGTCCGGGACGGCCTGCAGCGCACCCTGCCGGGGCGGCTCGTGGGCGTCAGCAAGGACGCCGACGGCAACCCCGCCTACCGCCTCGCGCTGCAGACGCGCGAGCAGCACATCCGCCGCGAGAAGGCCACGAGCAACATCTGCACCGCCCAGGTGCTGCTCGCCGTCATCGCCAGCATGTACGCCGTCCACCACGGCCCGGACGGGCTGCGCCGCATCGCCTCCGCCGTCGCCGACCGGGCGTCGTCGCTCGCGGGCGCGGTCCGCGACCGGGGGCTGGAGGTCGTCCACGAGGACGTCTTCGACACCGTCCTCGTGCGGGTGCCCGGCCGGGCGGACGAGGTCGTCGCCGCGGCGCGCGAGGCGGGGTACTGGCTGCGCCGGGTGGACGGCGACGTCGTCGGTGTCGCGTGCGACGAGACGACGACGCCCGCCGACGTGGACCGGGTGGCCGGGTGCTTCCCGGAGGCCGGGGCCGCGGTGGACGGCGCCCCCGTCGGCCTGCCCGCGGCGCTCGCGCGCACGAGCGCGTTCCTCACCCACCCCGTCTTCGCGCTGCACCGCAGCGAGACGTCGATGCTGCGCTACCTCAAGCGGCTGTCCGACGCCGACTACGCGCTCGACCGCGGCATGATCCCGCTCGGCTCCTGCACGATGAAGCTCAACGCGACCGCGGAGATGGAGCCCATCAGCTGGCCCGCCTTCGCCGACGTGCACCCCTTCGCGCCGGCCGAGGACCAGGCGGGCACGCGCGCCCTCGTCGCGGAGCTGGAGGCCCAGCTGGCCGAGGTCACCGGCTACGACGCCGTCAGCCTGCAGCCCAACGCCGGCAGCCAGGGCGAGCTCGCGGGGCTGCTCGCGATCCGCGCCTACCACCGCAGCCGCGGCGACGAGGCGCGCGACATCTGCCTCATCCCCACGTCCGCGCACGGCACGAACGCCGCCAGCGCCGTCATGGCCGGCCTGCGCGTCGTCACCGTCGCGACGACGGCCACGGGCGACGTCGACCTCGACGACCTCGACGCGAAGGTGGCGCAGCACGGCGAGCGCCTGGCGGCCGTCATGGTCACCTACCCCTCGACGCACGGCGTCTTCGAGGCCGGCATCACGCGGCTGTGCGAGACCGTCCACGCGGCGGGCGGCCAGGTCTACGTCGACGGCGCGAACCTCAACGCGCTCGTGGGCATCGCCAAGCCCGGCGAGTTCGGCGCCGACGTCTCGCACCTCAACCTGCACAAGACCTTCTGCATCCCGCACGGCGGCGGCGGCCCCGGCGTCGGGCCCGTCGCGGCGCGGGCGCACCTCGCGCCGTTCCTGCCGTCGGCCGAGGTCGCCGGCGGTCCCGACGCCGGGCGCACCACCGCGGGGGGCACCGGGCCCGACGGGGTCGGCCCCGTGTCGGGGGCGCCCTTCGGCTCCGCCGGCATCCTCCCGATCTCGTGGACCTACCTGGCCCTCATGGGCCCGGACGGGCTGCTCCGCGCGACCCAGGCGGCGCTGCTCACCGCCAACTACGTCGCGGCGCGGCTGCGCGACCACTTCCCCGTCCTCTACACGGGCGAGGGCGGCCTCGTCGCCCACGAGTGCGTGCTCGACCTCCGGCCGCTCACCGCGTCCACCGGCGTCACCGTCGAGGACGTCGCGAAGCGGCTCGTGGACTTCGGGTTCCACGCGCCGACGATGTCGTTCCCCGTCGCGGGGACGCTCATGGTCGAGCCGACGGAGAGCGAGGACCTCGCCGAGCTCGACCGCTTCTGCGACGCGATGGTCGCCATCCGGGCCGAGGTCGCCGAGGTCGAGGACGGCCGCTGGTCGGTCGAGGACTCGCCGCTGCGCGGCGCGCCCCACACCGCGGCGATGCTCGTGGGGGAGTGGGACCGCGCCTACGACCGCGCGCGGGCCGTCTACCCCGCGGGCGTGACGCCGCAGCGCAAGTACTGGCCGCCGGTGCGCCGGATCGACGGCGCCTACGGCGACCGCAACCTCGTGTGCTCGTGCCCGCCGGTGGAGGAGCTCGCCGGGCTCTGA
- a CDS encoding MMPL family transporter: MRVVAALPARAWTAALVLVLAALGVAAAALAPAPAPLEARSSTGLGAAYGSVAAERAAAALDAELGTEDAPVALVVVSRADGGALGAEELAAVGERVAAAGVAAGPTPPAQPSEDGTVALLPVPLPTGPDAADEGDLVQQLRDALAGTADGLVVEVTGGLAFTADLAAVFAGLDVTILAFTASVVAVLLLVTYRSPLLVVVPLLVVGAAEQTVLALVEQVVPRVGLALDPSGAGITSVLVFGAATNYALLLVARYREQLRVEARPADAMRTAVRRAGSAVLASGSTVVLAVLALTLSDVEGTQSLGVSAAVGVVVAMLAGLVVLPCALVLLGRAAFWPFVPRLGSVGREGRVWHRLGSGAARRPWLVAGAGVAVLALLAAPALGLRTGLSQPEQFRETPEAVLGAETLARGFPAGAREPVEVLAPAAAADDVAAAARAVDGVLGADVVRTGATTAEVDVVLDAVPTSQRSLDLLEDVRAAVRAPDAGGPTTVLGGTVASAADVADAQAHDRAVVVPVILGAVLLVLVLLLRALVAPLLLLLAVVATYGAAVGAGWLVLTGPLGQPALDGTVLLLGFVFLVALGVDYSIFLTTRAREEAVVRGTGPGMLAALRATGGVITSAGVLLAAVFAVLGVLPVVTLTQIGVLVGIGVLLDTLVVRTLLVPAAAFLLGRRFWWPARVDPGPDRGDAGGERADGAAGERRAVAAP; this comes from the coding sequence GTGCGCGTCGTCGCCGCCCTGCCCGCCCGCGCGTGGACCGCCGCGCTCGTCCTCGTCCTCGCCGCGCTCGGCGTCGCCGCGGCCGCCCTCGCGCCCGCGCCCGCCCCCCTCGAGGCGCGCTCGTCGACGGGCCTCGGGGCCGCCTACGGCTCGGTCGCCGCCGAGCGGGCGGCGGCCGCGCTGGACGCGGAGCTGGGGACGGAGGACGCGCCGGTGGCCCTCGTCGTCGTCAGCCGCGCCGACGGCGGGGCGCTCGGCGCGGAGGAGCTCGCCGCCGTGGGGGAGCGGGTCGCCGCGGCCGGCGTCGCCGCCGGGCCGACGCCGCCCGCCCAGCCGTCCGAGGACGGCACCGTCGCGCTCCTGCCGGTCCCCCTGCCGACCGGGCCGGACGCCGCCGACGAGGGCGACCTCGTGCAGCAGCTGCGCGACGCGCTGGCGGGCACCGCGGACGGGCTCGTCGTCGAGGTGACCGGCGGGCTGGCCTTCACCGCCGACCTCGCCGCGGTCTTCGCCGGCCTCGACGTGACGATCCTGGCCTTCACGGCGTCGGTCGTCGCGGTGCTCCTGCTGGTCACCTACCGCAGCCCGCTCCTCGTCGTCGTGCCGCTCCTCGTCGTCGGGGCCGCCGAGCAGACGGTGCTCGCGCTCGTCGAGCAGGTCGTCCCCCGCGTCGGGCTCGCGCTCGACCCGAGCGGCGCCGGCATCACGAGCGTCCTCGTCTTCGGCGCGGCCACGAACTACGCGCTGCTGCTCGTCGCGCGCTACCGCGAGCAGCTCCGCGTCGAGGCCCGGCCGGCGGACGCCATGCGCACGGCGGTGCGCCGGGCCGGCTCCGCCGTGCTCGCGAGCGGGAGCACCGTCGTCCTCGCCGTGCTGGCGCTCACGCTCTCGGACGTCGAGGGCACGCAGTCCCTCGGCGTCTCCGCGGCCGTCGGCGTCGTCGTCGCGATGCTCGCGGGCCTCGTCGTCCTGCCGTGCGCCCTCGTCCTCCTCGGACGGGCCGCCTTCTGGCCGTTCGTGCCGCGCCTCGGCAGCGTGGGGCGCGAGGGCCGGGTGTGGCACCGCCTCGGGTCCGGGGCCGCCCGACGGCCGTGGCTCGTCGCCGGTGCCGGCGTCGCCGTCCTCGCGCTGCTGGCGGCGCCGGCGCTCGGCCTGCGCACCGGCCTGTCGCAGCCCGAGCAGTTCCGGGAGACGCCCGAGGCGGTCCTCGGCGCCGAGACGCTGGCGCGGGGCTTCCCCGCCGGCGCCCGCGAGCCGGTCGAGGTCCTCGCCCCCGCGGCGGCGGCCGACGACGTCGCGGCCGCGGCGCGGGCGGTCGACGGCGTGCTGGGCGCCGACGTCGTCCGCACCGGTGCCACCACCGCGGAGGTGGACGTCGTCCTCGACGCCGTGCCGACCTCGCAGCGCTCCCTCGACCTGCTCGAGGACGTCCGCGCGGCGGTGCGGGCGCCGGACGCCGGCGGCCCGACGACGGTGCTCGGCGGCACCGTCGCGAGCGCGGCGGACGTGGCGGACGCGCAGGCGCACGACCGTGCCGTCGTCGTCCCCGTCATCCTCGGCGCGGTGCTGCTCGTCCTCGTGCTGCTCCTGCGCGCGCTCGTGGCGCCCCTGCTGCTGCTGCTCGCCGTCGTGGCCACCTACGGCGCGGCCGTCGGCGCCGGCTGGCTCGTCCTCACCGGGCCGCTGGGCCAGCCCGCCCTCGACGGCACGGTGCTGCTGCTCGGCTTCGTCTTCCTCGTCGCGCTGGGCGTCGACTACAGCATCTTCCTCACGACCCGGGCGCGGGAGGAGGCCGTGGTCCGGGGCACCGGCCCCGGCATGCTCGCCGCGCTGCGGGCGACGGGCGGGGTCATCACGAGCGCGGGCGTGCTCCTCGCGGCCGTCTTCGCCGTCCTCGGCGTGCTGCCCGTCGTCACGCTGACGCAGATCGGCGTCCTCGTCGGGATCGGCGTGCTCCTCGACACCCTCGTCGTGCGCACGCTGCTCGTGCCCGCGGCGGCCTTCCTCCTCGGGCGCCGCTTCTGGTGGCCGGCCCGGGTCGACCCCGGCCCGGACCGGGGGGACGCGGGCGGGGAGAGGGCCGACGGGGCGGCGGGGGAGCGGCGCGCCGTGGCCGCGCCCTGA
- a CDS encoding MarR family winged helix-turn-helix transcriptional regulator, translating to MSEPPPEPPATGAGGTPDPLAVAMRELLTLTALARTVMARRLGMSVHDLEAVEHVMLSPEPVGPADLSRLLGVSTAAATQSVHRLQAAGHMEREPHPVDGRRKVLRVTSSGADHVVAELRPLLRLTAAAADGLDERDRRAVARYLGGINDAYRTFLGDGPAEPPT from the coding sequence ATGAGCGAGCCGCCCCCGGAGCCTCCGGCCACCGGTGCGGGCGGGACGCCGGACCCGCTCGCGGTGGCGATGCGCGAGCTCCTCACCCTCACCGCCCTCGCCCGGACGGTGATGGCCCGGCGGCTCGGGATGTCCGTCCACGACCTCGAGGCGGTGGAGCACGTGATGCTCTCGCCGGAGCCGGTGGGGCCCGCCGACCTGTCCCGCCTGCTGGGGGTCAGCACGGCGGCGGCGACGCAGTCCGTGCACCGCCTGCAGGCCGCCGGCCACATGGAGCGCGAGCCCCACCCCGTGGACGGGCGCCGCAAGGTGCTGCGGGTCACGAGCAGCGGCGCGGACCACGTGGTCGCCGAGCTCCGCCCGCTCCTGCGCCTCACGGCCGCCGCGGCCGACGGCCTCGACGAGCGCGACCGCCGGGCCGTCGCCCGGTACCTCGGCGGCATCAACGACGCCTACCGCACCTTCCTCGGGGACGGGCCCGCCGAGCCGCCCACCTGA
- a CDS encoding MFS transporter — translation MAQHGPPAGPVGDPPAAPVVAPLALGTPRARWVLLATVLASAMAFLDASAVNVALPTLGTDLGASLQGLQWVVTGYTLALAALVLLGGSLGDRYGRRRVFLVGVVWFAAASLLCGLAPSTGLLVAARVLQGVGGALLTPGSLAILQSSFRPGDRARAIGLWSGLGGVAGLGGPFLGGFLVDAASWRWVFLVNVPVAAAVVAVTLRHVPESRDPAAHGRFDVAGAVLAAVALGATTYALVDAGGAGTWPAAAVGLAAGVGFVLRERRARDPLLPLAVFADRTFSGANLTTLAVYGALGGFSFFLVLQLQTVLGYGALQAGAASVPPVLVISLLSARAGALATRVGPRVPMTVGPLVAAAGVLHLSAADAGDRFVTAVLPGSLVFGLGMALTVAPLTAAVLAAAPDHLAGVASGVNNALARAGQLLAVAALPVAVGLSGDDYARPDALSDGFASALRVCAGLLAAGGVVAWLTVRGDVVASSTSERPA, via the coding sequence GTGGCCCAGCACGGACCACCCGCCGGACCGGTCGGCGACCCGCCCGCGGCGCCGGTGGTCGCCCCGCTGGCCCTCGGCACGCCGCGGGCCCGGTGGGTCCTCCTGGCCACGGTCCTCGCCTCCGCCATGGCCTTCCTCGACGCGTCCGCCGTCAACGTGGCCCTCCCGACGCTCGGGACGGACCTCGGTGCCTCCCTGCAGGGGCTGCAGTGGGTGGTCACCGGCTACACGCTCGCGCTGGCCGCGCTCGTGCTCCTCGGCGGGTCGCTGGGCGACCGGTACGGGCGCCGACGCGTGTTCCTCGTCGGCGTCGTCTGGTTCGCCGCGGCGTCGCTGCTGTGCGGGCTGGCGCCGTCGACGGGGCTGCTCGTCGCCGCCCGGGTCCTCCAGGGCGTGGGGGGCGCGCTCCTCACCCCCGGCTCCCTGGCGATCCTCCAGTCCTCCTTCCGCCCCGGCGACCGCGCCCGCGCCATCGGGCTCTGGTCGGGGCTCGGCGGCGTCGCCGGGCTCGGCGGGCCCTTCCTCGGCGGGTTCCTCGTCGACGCCGCGAGCTGGCGCTGGGTCTTCCTCGTCAACGTCCCGGTCGCGGCGGCGGTCGTCGCCGTCACGCTCCGGCACGTCCCCGAGAGCCGCGACCCCGCCGCGCACGGCCGCTTCGACGTCGCCGGGGCCGTTCTCGCGGCCGTGGCGCTCGGCGCGACGACGTACGCCCTCGTCGACGCGGGCGGGGCGGGCACCTGGCCCGCCGCGGCCGTGGGGCTCGCGGCCGGCGTCGGCTTCGTCCTGCGGGAGCGGCGGGCCCGCGACCCCCTCCTGCCGCTCGCCGTCTTCGCCGACCGCACCTTCAGCGGCGCCAACCTCACGACCCTCGCCGTCTACGGCGCGCTGGGCGGCTTCTCCTTCTTCCTCGTCCTGCAGCTGCAGACGGTCCTCGGGTACGGCGCGCTGCAGGCGGGCGCCGCGAGCGTGCCGCCGGTCCTCGTCATCTCGCTGCTGTCGGCGCGCGCCGGCGCGCTGGCCACCCGGGTCGGGCCTCGGGTGCCGATGACCGTCGGCCCCCTCGTCGCGGCGGCGGGGGTGCTGCACCTGTCGGCCGCCGACGCCGGCGACCGCTTCGTCACCGCCGTGCTCCCCGGCTCGCTCGTCTTCGGGCTGGGCATGGCCCTCACCGTCGCGCCGCTGACGGCCGCCGTGCTGGCGGCCGCCCCCGACCACCTCGCCGGCGTCGCGAGCGGCGTCAACAACGCCCTCGCGCGGGCGGGGCAGCTGCTCGCCGTCGCGGCCCTGCCCGTCGCCGTCGGCCTCTCCGGCGACGACTACGCGCGCCCCGACGCCCTCTCCGACGGCTTCGCCTCCGCGCTGCGGGTCTGCGCGGGCCTGCTCGCGGCCGGTGGGGTCGTCGCCTGGCTGACGGTGCGTGGCGACGTCGTCGCGTCGTCGACG